In the genome of Paramisgurnus dabryanus chromosome 18, PD_genome_1.1, whole genome shotgun sequence, one region contains:
- the c18h5orf24 gene encoding UPF0461 protein C5orf24 homolog, protein MMRQVSGGSADYCISGRPSCLAEDGRLSVDHFDLGSTKFYPSLAPQRSRQMCLAYLTPPAQISPKPTTCHVELPQSQGLTGLQGNEKTGDSKKKGVAGRSGRRGRPTGTTKSAGYRTSTGRPLGTTKAAGFKTSPGRPLGTTKAAGYKVSPGRPPGSIKSQSRLGKLGYSTCSGAAFPYNIMHKPEACEPALKDKETKETPKMSLQAPRFLLSGFPVRNQKTSPSISSVTTEAFSRAAPCPPDSQSRISLTLPLHSVLPSYS, encoded by the exons ATGATGCGTCAGGTGTCCGGTGGCAGTGCTGACTACTGCATTAGTGGCAGGCCTTCGTGTTTAGCAGAGGATGGACGACTCTCTGTCGATCACTTTGATCTGGGCTCCACAAAGTTTTATCCGTCTTTAGCTCCCCAGCGCTCGCGACAGATGTGTCTCGCTTACCTTACCCCACCGGCCCAAATCAGCCCTAAACCCACAACGTGCCATGTAGAGTTGCCGCAGTCCCAAGGCCTCACAGGTCTTCAGGGAAATGAGAAAACCGGTGACTCTAAGAAAAAGGGCGTGGCCGGGAGGTCTGGAAGACGTGGGCGACCAACAGGTACTACTAAATCAGCTGGTTATAGAACCAGCACAGGCAGGCCTTTGGGCACCACTAAGGCCGCTGGATTTAAAACCAGCCCGGGGCGGCCGTTGGGCACAACCAAAGCCGCTGGTTATAAGGTGAGCCCTGGTCGCCCACCTGGCAGCATAAAGAGCCAATCACGTCTTGGCAAACTGGGCTACAGTACCTGCAGTGGAGCTGCGTTCCCCTACAACATAATGCACAAACCTGAAGCATGTGAACCTGCGCTGAAAGATAAAGAAACTAAAGA aaCACCAAAAATGTCATTACAAGCACCCCGGTTCCTCCTCAGTGGCTTCCCCGTGCGAAACCAAAAAACATCGCCGTCAATCAGCAGTGTGACGACAGAGGCTTTTTCTCGAGCAGCCCCGTGTCCGCCTGACAGTCAGTCCAGAATCTCACTGACATTACCACTCCACAGTGTTCTACCATCATATTCATGA